The Halobacterium litoreum genome includes a region encoding these proteins:
- a CDS encoding uracil-xanthine permease family protein has product MATDSSEGSGPSSGPRIAYGIEEQPPLPKATLLGVQHVLAMFLGNVAPAIIIAGALGALSGQTAYLVQVALVVAGAATIVQAYPIGPVGARLPIVMGTSFPFVGAIIGIGNTYGLAAVFGACLVGALVESTIGFSFGRVKQFFPPLVNGIVVMLIGLTLIPVGMDYLAGGAGAADYGAIENLALGGLVLAVTLALNQLFDGFLRIASVFVGIVAGYLAAIPLGMVDFSAVQSAGWLALPELLPYGVAFEPGAIVTVTFLYVTTAMETIGDISGTTSAVGRDATEDELKGGLIADGVMSAVGSLVGAFPNTSFSQNVGLVNLTGVASRHVVAIGGAFLLVLGFVPKVGAVVSAMPAPVLGGGALLVFSMIFSSGVRIIYDDVALTHRNMTIVATSIGLGLAVKLRPEALAQLPQDAQLFFGSGLITGGFAALILNVVLPEDAPLSDRTAADTTVSADD; this is encoded by the coding sequence ATGGCGACAGACTCCTCGGAGGGAAGCGGGCCGTCATCGGGCCCGAGAATCGCGTACGGCATCGAAGAGCAACCGCCGCTCCCGAAAGCGACGCTTCTCGGCGTTCAACACGTTCTTGCGATGTTCCTCGGGAACGTCGCGCCCGCAATCATCATCGCCGGCGCGCTCGGCGCGCTCTCCGGCCAGACTGCCTACCTCGTGCAGGTCGCGCTCGTCGTCGCCGGCGCCGCCACCATCGTCCAAGCCTACCCCATCGGCCCCGTCGGCGCGCGCCTCCCCATCGTCATGGGCACCAGTTTCCCGTTCGTCGGCGCCATCATCGGCATCGGGAACACCTACGGTCTCGCCGCCGTCTTCGGCGCCTGCCTCGTCGGCGCGCTCGTCGAATCCACCATCGGCTTCTCCTTCGGCCGCGTCAAGCAGTTCTTCCCGCCGCTCGTCAACGGCATCGTCGTGATGCTCATCGGCCTCACGCTCATCCCCGTCGGCATGGACTACCTCGCCGGCGGCGCCGGCGCCGCCGACTACGGCGCCATCGAGAACCTCGCGCTCGGCGGCCTCGTGCTCGCGGTCACGCTCGCCCTCAACCAACTGTTCGACGGCTTCCTCCGCATCGCCAGCGTCTTCGTCGGCATCGTCGCCGGCTACCTCGCCGCCATCCCCCTCGGCATGGTCGACTTCTCGGCCGTCCAGTCCGCCGGCTGGCTCGCGCTCCCCGAACTCCTCCCGTACGGCGTCGCCTTCGAACCCGGCGCCATCGTCACCGTCACCTTCCTCTACGTCACCACGGCCATGGAGACCATCGGCGACATCTCCGGCACCACCAGCGCCGTCGGCCGCGACGCGACCGAAGACGAACTCAAGGGCGGCCTGATTGCTGACGGCGTTATGAGCGCCGTCGGCTCGCTCGTCGGCGCGTTCCCCAACACCTCCTTCTCCCAGAACGTCGGCCTCGTCAACCTCACCGGCGTCGCCAGTCGTCACGTCGTCGCCATCGGCGGCGCGTTCCTCCTCGTCCTCGGCTTCGTCCCCAAGGTCGGCGCCGTCGTCTCCGCCATGCCCGCGCCCGTCCTCGGCGGCGGCGCGCTCCTCGTCTTCTCCATGATTTTCTCCAGTGGCGTCCGCATCATCTACGACGACGTCGCCCTCACCCACCGCAACATGACCATCGTCGCGACTTCCATCGGTCTCGGCCTCGCTGTCAAACTCCGCCCCGAAGCCCTCGCCCAACTCCCGCAGGACGCCCAACTGTTCTTCGGCTCCGGCCTCATCACCGGCGGCTTCGCCGCCCTCATCCTCAACGTCGTTCTCCCCGAAGACGCGCCCCTCAGCGACCGCACGGCCGCAGACACCACCGTCTCCGCCGACGACTAA
- a CDS encoding phytoene/squalene synthase family protein has product MDRGQSSRTGAAERAWCHEAVQDVSRTFALTIEALEEPMASRICVGYLLCRVADTVEDSTSIPPREQASLLRTYDAVLDPESGVTPAEFRAEIADYVPEDPDADWTVVAETPRVFRAFDSLDPDAREAIRPTVREMATGMASFVERYEDAGGLRIQSPDELEEYCWYVAGTVGELVTELLAGDATTDEAEAMRENARSFALLLQLVNVAKDVRPDYREENNVYLPATWLDEHDLDPEEVAEPSNASRVGSVVERVTDRARGYVDGAQRWLEVMPTSSGNTLAAWTVPFLLAVGTMRELRDRPGDVVADGDVKVSREEVAAVLERVYGDFDRAAIGTLRERIATSQLS; this is encoded by the coding sequence ATGGACAGAGGGCAGTCCTCGAGGACCGGCGCAGCGGAGCGCGCTTGGTGTCACGAGGCCGTACAGGACGTGTCGCGCACGTTCGCGTTGACGATAGAGGCACTGGAAGAACCGATGGCGTCCCGCATCTGCGTCGGCTACCTCCTCTGCCGGGTCGCGGACACCGTCGAGGACTCGACCTCGATTCCGCCGCGGGAGCAGGCGTCGCTGCTACGGACGTACGACGCCGTTCTCGACCCAGAGAGCGGGGTAACTCCCGCGGAGTTCCGCGCGGAGATAGCCGACTACGTCCCCGAGGACCCGGACGCGGACTGGACGGTCGTCGCGGAGACGCCGCGCGTGTTCCGCGCGTTCGACAGCCTCGACCCCGACGCGAGAGAAGCGATTCGACCGACCGTCCGCGAGATGGCGACCGGGATGGCGTCGTTCGTGGAGCGCTACGAGGACGCCGGCGGTCTCCGCATCCAGTCGCCGGACGAACTCGAGGAGTACTGCTGGTACGTCGCGGGCACCGTCGGCGAACTCGTCACGGAACTGCTCGCGGGCGACGCGACCACCGACGAGGCCGAGGCGATGCGGGAGAACGCGCGGTCGTTCGCGCTCCTCCTCCAACTCGTGAACGTCGCGAAAGACGTGCGCCCGGACTACCGCGAGGAGAACAACGTCTACCTCCCGGCCACGTGGCTCGACGAACACGACCTCGACCCCGAGGAGGTCGCCGAGCCGTCGAACGCCTCCCGCGTCGGGTCGGTCGTCGAGCGCGTGACCGACCGCGCCCGCGGCTACGTCGACGGCGCACAGCGCTGGCTGGAAGTGATGCCGACCTCCAGCGGGAACACGCTCGCCGCGTGGACGGTGCCGTTCCTGCTCGCCGTCGGCACGATGCGCGAACTCCGCGACCGCCCCGGCGACGTGGTCGCGGACGGCGACGTGAAGGTGTCCCGCGAGGAGGTCGCGGCCGTCCTCGAGCGCGTCTACGGCGACTTCGACCGCGCCGCCATCGGGACGCTGCGCGAGCGCATCGCCACCAGCCAGCTCTCCTGA
- a CDS encoding acyl-CoA dehydrogenase, translating to MDFSLTAEQQQIRDMVAEFVDEEVKPRASEIDADDEFPWDLVEEMSELGLMGMPFPEEYDGAGLDYHSYAIALEEIARGSGGLGTVVAAHTSLAGNMLNAYGNDEQKTEFLAPMNRGDDVGAFALSEAGAGSDVPSMETTAEKDGDEYVVNGDKLWISNGSVANTVTLFAKTDPDGGHRGISSFVVRPEEDDGFYVEGTEDKLGDKGCPTAELRFDDMRIPESRLLGEEGDGFTHALETLNGGRITIAARSIGLARAALEDSLEYAQDREQFEQPISEFQTIQHKLADMDTKIQSAELLMHKAADKKMRGEDFIKDAAQAKLYASEISREVTNEGIQIHGGYGYTKDFDVERYYRDSKLNEIYEGTSEVLRNTIARRLMK from the coding sequence ATGGACTTCAGCCTCACCGCCGAGCAACAGCAGATTCGCGACATGGTCGCGGAGTTCGTCGACGAAGAGGTGAAACCGCGCGCCTCCGAAATCGACGCGGACGACGAGTTCCCGTGGGACCTCGTCGAGGAGATGAGCGAACTCGGCCTGATGGGGATGCCGTTCCCCGAGGAGTACGACGGCGCGGGCCTCGACTACCACTCCTACGCCATCGCGCTCGAGGAGATTGCGCGCGGAAGCGGCGGCCTCGGCACCGTCGTCGCGGCCCACACGAGCCTCGCGGGGAACATGCTGAACGCGTACGGGAACGACGAGCAGAAGACCGAGTTCCTCGCGCCGATGAACCGCGGCGACGACGTCGGCGCGTTCGCGCTCTCCGAGGCGGGCGCCGGCTCCGACGTGCCGTCGATGGAGACGACCGCGGAGAAGGACGGCGACGAGTACGTCGTCAACGGCGACAAACTCTGGATTTCGAACGGGAGCGTCGCGAACACGGTGACGCTGTTCGCGAAGACCGACCCCGACGGCGGCCACCGCGGCATCTCCTCGTTCGTCGTGCGACCCGAGGAAGACGACGGCTTCTACGTCGAGGGCACCGAGGACAAACTCGGCGACAAGGGCTGTCCGACCGCGGAACTCCGGTTCGACGACATGCGCATCCCGGAGAGCCGCCTGCTCGGCGAGGAGGGCGACGGCTTCACGCACGCGCTCGAAACCCTCAACGGCGGGCGCATCACCATCGCCGCGCGCTCCATCGGCCTCGCGCGCGCCGCCCTCGAGGATTCCCTGGAGTACGCTCAAGACCGCGAGCAGTTCGAACAGCCCATCTCGGAGTTCCAGACCATCCAGCACAAGCTCGCGGACATGGACACGAAGATTCAGTCCGCCGAGTTGCTGATGCACAAGGCCGCTGACAAGAAGATGCGCGGTGAGGACTTCATCAAAGACGCCGCGCAGGCGAAACTGTACGCCTCCGAAATCAGCCGGGAGGTCACGAACGAGGGCATCCAGATTCACGGCGGCTACGGCTACACGAAGGACTTCGACGTGGAGCGGTACTACCGCGACTCGAAACTCAACGAAATCTACGAGGGCACCAGCGAGGTGCTCCGGAATACGATCGCGCGCCGGCTGATGAAGTAA
- a CDS encoding AzlD family protein, with translation MTDALALDPAVVAVVLAMAVATYGTKSVGYWVVGQVDLSDRVEAGIDVLPGAVVVAFVAPALARGGPPEWAAAAATLAAARKTGNLLLSLAVGVGTVLAFRTAL, from the coding sequence ATGACTGACGCGCTCGCACTCGACCCGGCCGTCGTCGCCGTGGTTCTCGCGATGGCCGTCGCCACTTACGGCACGAAGAGCGTCGGCTACTGGGTCGTCGGCCAGGTCGACCTCTCGGACCGCGTCGAGGCCGGCATCGACGTGCTCCCCGGTGCCGTCGTCGTCGCCTTCGTCGCGCCCGCGCTCGCCCGCGGCGGCCCGCCGGAGTGGGCCGCCGCCGCCGCCACGCTCGCCGCCGCCCGGAAGACGGGGAACCTGTTGCTGTCCCTCGCCGTCGGCGTCGGCACGGTCCTCGCGTTCAGAACCGCACTGTGA
- a CDS encoding AzlC family ABC transporter permease — MTFTLAGFREGFVAGAPVALGVAGYGVVFGVVAAGAGLSVAEAALMSAAVLAGAAQLVAVELWADPIPVVAVVTTTAIVNLRYVLMGAALRPWFEDLTAGQAYTSLFFFADENWALTVAKLREGSTRGAFLLGSGVVLWLLWVASTVVGVTAGDLVGDPAQYGLDFVVTALFLTLAAGFWEGRESLRPWLAAAAVALALDALAPGQWYIMGGALAGAAVEVLTHDD, encoded by the coding sequence ATGACGTTCACACTCGCGGGATTCCGGGAGGGGTTCGTCGCCGGTGCCCCGGTCGCGCTCGGCGTCGCCGGCTACGGCGTCGTCTTCGGCGTCGTCGCCGCGGGCGCCGGACTGAGCGTCGCCGAGGCCGCGCTGATGAGCGCGGCCGTGCTCGCCGGCGCCGCCCAACTCGTCGCCGTCGAACTCTGGGCCGACCCGATTCCGGTGGTCGCAGTCGTCACCACGACCGCCATCGTGAACCTCCGGTACGTCCTGATGGGCGCGGCGCTCCGGCCGTGGTTCGAGGACCTCACGGCCGGCCAGGCGTACACGAGCCTGTTCTTCTTCGCGGACGAGAACTGGGCGCTCACCGTCGCCAAACTCCGCGAGGGCAGCACCCGCGGCGCGTTCCTGCTCGGGAGCGGCGTCGTGCTCTGGCTGCTGTGGGTCGCTTCGACGGTCGTCGGCGTGACCGCGGGCGACCTCGTCGGCGACCCCGCGCAGTACGGCCTCGATTTCGTCGTCACCGCGCTGTTCCTCACGCTCGCCGCCGGCTTCTGGGAAGGCCGCGAGTCGCTCCGGCCCTGGCTCGCGGCCGCGGCCGTCGCGCTCGCACTCGACGCCCTCGCCCCAGGCCAGTGGTACATCATGGGCGGCGCGCTCGCCGGCGCGGCCGTGGAGGTGCTGACTCACGATGACTGA